The region ATAGAGCTATTTAATAAGTGCAAGATTCCATGAATTTTTGTCTTCAAAGAAATGTTTTTACTGGTAATAATGCGTTTAAGCATTTTTTGAAAGTTCTCTGCACCTCCTTTATTCCATCTAAACTGTTGCGATCTTGCCGCGCTAATTACTACGGGCAATTCTGCTGGGGTTTCTACCTTTTCTAGATATTTAAATTTCCAGTTTTTAAGTTGTGCTCTATAACTTAAATCGATGTCTTCAGTCAGTGTATCACCTTCCCAATTACCGGCATCATAAATACATGTTTTACGCCAAATTCCGGCTGTACCATTAAAATTAATAAAATGACCTTTGCTATTTCTACCTACTTGTTCTAAAGTAAAATGAGCATCGAGCATAAAAGCTTGAATTCTAGTAAGCGCAGAATAATTTCTATTGATGTGCCCCCATCTTGTTTGCACAACACCGATTTCTGAATCTTTAAAATAAGGAACAGTTTGAAGCAACCAGTCTGTTTTTGGTAAAAAATCAGCATCAAAAATGGCAATAAATTCTCCTTTAGCCGTTTTAAGACCTTCTTTTAACGCACCCGCTTTAAATCCATTTCTATTAGATCTTCTAATATGTTGAATATCAATTCCTGTTTTTTGAATTTTTTTGATGAGCTTTGCAGTCATTTGCACAGATTCATCCGTAGAGTCATCTAATACTTGAATCTCTAATTTTTTTAAAGGATATTTTAATTTTACAATATTTTTAAGCAAACGCTCCATTACATATAGCTCGTTATAAACGGGCAATTGTATGGTGACAAAAGGAATTTCATCAGGGTTTTTAAAATTGAATTTTGGCGAGAGATCTTCTTTATTTCTGTATGTTATATAGTTTATAAGTAGATTTAGCTGTGCCAATGCATAGATAAAAATTAGCACCAGACAGCATGTATAAATGATGATAACTAAATATTCTAAAACCATTATTTAAAACTGTATTTAAAAATCCAACCAAGAATTTTTATACCTGCAAAGATAGAACCTTTTACTGTGCCTGAAACTTTAGAGACGCCAATTCTGTTTCTATATTTAACAGGAATCTCTACATAACTCATTTTCTGTTTTAAAACTTTTAATTGCATTTCTACTGTCCAACCGTAGGTTTTATCTTGCATTTTTAATGCTAATAATTCATTATATTTAATAGCTCTAAAAGGGCCTAAATCAGAAAATTTTGCATTAAAAAATAACTTCATTAATTTGGTCGCTAGCCAATTACCAAAAACTTGTTGAGGAGTCATTGAGCCGTTTTCGCGCAATTCTTTTACACGAGCTCCAACTACAAAATTGATGTTATCCTGTAAAATAGGGGCAATAATTTCTGTTAATTGTTCTGGATAATCAGAATAATCTCCATCTAAAAAAACAATAATAGAAGGTTTCGTTTTTTGTTTTGAAATATAATCCATCCCTTTAAGACAAGCATAACCATAGCCTTTTTTATTTTCGGATAATACTGTTGCACCCGCATTTTTAGCATTTATTTCAGTTGCATCCGTAGAATTATTACTAATGACAATAATTTCATCAACAATTTCAGGAATGTCTTTAATGACGTTTTCAATAGAATCTTGCTCGTTATAAGCAGGAATAATTACTTTAATAATAGGTTTCATTCTCTTAAATCGTTTAGATGATTCTCTTTTTTAAAGAAGAAAAATCCGTCCACTCTTTTATTTTTTAATATTTTAAAATTTATGTAGCATATTTCTGGCGCAAAAGTACCAATATTTAGTGGCTAAATGATGCTTAAAATGTTCTTCTTTTGTTGATACTTCCTTTTTATAGTAGCATTTTAGTGATCAAATTTACGGTCATTAAAAAATCATATTTCTTTTTTTGATGCCAAGGAGATTAGTGTTTTTTTAATATTTTAATACAATATATCATGGGATTCACAGAGATTTATAGAAAATATTTTAAAGAGAAAAAACCATTTCCTTTAGACTAGCTTTCGGAAGGTTTTTTTATTTTTTATTTACCAGTCCCATTAAATCAACATCATTTCCTAATAAAATTTCTGTCGGATTTATTCTTCCATTTTCTGGGCCGTTTTCTAGCTTTAGAACGCCTCTTGGGCAAACGGCAGAACATATTCCGCAACCTACACAGCTAGAGCGTATAATATTTTCACCTTTTTGGGCATAGGCTCTTACATCAATTCCTTGTTCACAATACGTAGAGCAATTTCCACAAGAAATGCATTGTCCGCCATTGGTAGTAATTCTAAATCTTGATTTAAAACGTTGCACAAAACCTAAATAAGCCGCCAATGGACAACCAAAGCGACACCAAACCCGATTTCCAAAAATAGGATAAAATCCAGTGCCAATAACCCCTGCAAAAATAGATCCTATTAAAAAGCCATAGATGTCTTGAATTGTTTGTGTTTTGATTCCGATAACCTGATTTGATCCGGAGTAGAACGTATATAATGCAAAACCTGTCATCACCAAAACAAAAATTAAAACGGAATGAATTACTATGCGTTCTACGCGCCAAGAAAGTAATGTTTTACTTGATAATTGTCGGTACGGATCTCCTAATGTTTCTGCCAAACCGCCGCAGCCGCAAACCCAAGAGCAATACCATCTTTTCCCAAAGAAATAGACCATAATAGGTACCACAACAATTGTTAAAACAACACCCCAAACTAAAATAAATAAACCAAATGTACCACTAGCAAGTAACTCGTTTAAGTTCCATTTAAAGAAAAAATCATAGTCTAAAGGAAACGCATTTTTAAAGTCGTACCAAGGTTTATCAAAACGAACTAAAATTTCTGGAATTAAAAAAGCAAATACAATTTGAAAGAATAAAACAGAGGTTGTTCTTAGAATTTGGTATTTATTATGGCGGTATTT is a window of Polaribacter litorisediminis DNA encoding:
- a CDS encoding cellulose synthase family protein, with product MVLEYLVIIIYTCCLVLIFIYALAQLNLLINYITYRNKEDLSPKFNFKNPDEIPFVTIQLPVYNELYVMERLLKNIVKLKYPLKKLEIQVLDDSTDESVQMTAKLIKKIQKTGIDIQHIRRSNRNGFKAGALKEGLKTAKGEFIAIFDADFLPKTDWLLQTVPYFKDSEIGVVQTRWGHINRNYSALTRIQAFMLDAHFTLEQVGRNSKGHFINFNGTAGIWRKTCIYDAGNWEGDTLTEDIDLSYRAQLKNWKFKYLEKVETPAELPVVISAARSQQFRWNKGGAENFQKMLKRIITSKNISLKTKIHGILHLLNSSMFICIFVVAVLSVPMLYIKNEYAHLKNYFYVMSFFVASSLIFFICYWYMYKNIYGSGFVKFIKYIGAFFTFFSVAMGFSLHNTIAVLEGHLGKKSEFIRTPKFNITTLKDGWKKNKYIKQKPSAHVILEGLLAIYFIFGMYSAFIVGDQGGDFGLFPFHFMLFAGFSYVFFKSIFSKA
- a CDS encoding glycosyltransferase family 2 protein, coding for MKPIIKVIIPAYNEQDSIENVIKDIPEIVDEIIVISNNSTDATEINAKNAGATVLSENKKGYGYACLKGMDYISKQKTKPSIIVFLDGDYSDYPEQLTEIIAPILQDNINFVVGARVKELRENGSMTPQQVFGNWLATKLMKLFFNAKFSDLGPFRAIKYNELLALKMQDKTYGWTVEMQLKVLKQKMSYVEIPVKYRNRIGVSKVSGTVKGSIFAGIKILGWIFKYSFK
- a CDS encoding 4Fe-4S binding protein, producing MKFIKQTGLIVFLIGLTIFIGTIFTGSFSLTPQELDTFIAEKGYKSKVIKDELSKGIVNQEGLNIFAFSHKVITAFETSNNYYDALIEKYNAEKNWTQKGAQYQYKIPDKIRSISFALAKKAGKGFTANNQVLMWFLTFGLGIIGALLYIIPDVVLLGKPGIKNDGIFLNPATNRGWIGWFAFFFLVTFYILLYFYPDFIVNWVYLVDPISKSISGNPASQWFLYGFLYCIVMIVMAVRMYIKYRHNKYQILRTTSVLFFQIVFAFLIPEILVRFDKPWYDFKNAFPLDYDFFFKWNLNELLASGTFGLFILVWGVVLTIVVVPIMVYFFGKRWYCSWVCGCGGLAETLGDPYRQLSSKTLLSWRVERIVIHSVLIFVLVMTGFALYTFYSGSNQVIGIKTQTIQDIYGFLIGSIFAGVIGTGFYPIFGNRVWCRFGCPLAAYLGFVQRFKSRFRITTNGGQCISCGNCSTYCEQGIDVRAYAQKGENIIRSSCVGCGICSAVCPRGVLKLENGPENGRINPTEILLGNDVDLMGLVNKK